The following proteins are encoded in a genomic region of Variovorax paradoxus:
- a CDS encoding DegQ family serine endoprotease translates to MMFKVEGHKLRSYLFAFGLACSASVGFLPATPAMAQTPQARGLPDFADLVEQVGPAVVGIRTVEKVSTRGGSGGGEMDEEMQEFFRRFFGQPLPGNPRPGPRPNRPQQPQEEERPRGVGSGFILSADGYVMTNAHVIEDASEILVTLTDKREFKAKLIGADKRSDVAVVKIEATGLPVVKIGDISKLRVGEWVMAIGSPFGLENTVTAGIVSAKQRDTGDLVPLIQTDVAINPGNSGGPLINLRGEVVGINSQIYSRSGGYMGISFSIPIDEAIRVSDQLRATGRVSRGLIGVTIGSVSKDVAESLGLGKARGAVVSSVVPGSAADKAGVREGDIVTKYGDKVIETPSDLSRSVASTKPGVKSTLTVFRNGSSRELSITIAEGDPEAKPSSKRQQDREEPQAKPSSAASKSLGLVVSDLTDAQKKELKVRGVRIDASSDAAARAGLREGDVILSVGNIEVSSVKEFESAVAKADKNKPLSVLFRRGEWAQYALIRPAR, encoded by the coding sequence ATGATGTTCAAAGTCGAGGGACACAAGCTTCGTTCCTATCTCTTCGCATTCGGCCTGGCCTGTTCGGCCAGCGTGGGTTTCCTGCCGGCAACGCCGGCCATGGCCCAGACGCCGCAGGCGCGTGGCTTGCCCGATTTCGCCGATCTCGTGGAGCAGGTGGGGCCGGCGGTGGTCGGAATCCGTACCGTCGAGAAGGTTTCCACGCGCGGCGGCAGCGGCGGCGGGGAAATGGACGAGGAAATGCAGGAGTTCTTCCGGCGCTTCTTCGGCCAGCCCCTGCCCGGCAATCCGCGGCCGGGCCCGCGCCCGAACCGCCCGCAGCAGCCCCAGGAAGAAGAGCGTCCGCGCGGCGTGGGCTCGGGCTTCATCCTGAGCGCCGACGGCTACGTGATGACCAACGCCCACGTGATCGAGGATGCATCCGAGATCCTGGTCACGCTGACCGACAAGCGCGAGTTCAAGGCCAAGCTGATCGGCGCCGACAAGCGCAGCGACGTCGCCGTGGTCAAGATCGAGGCAACCGGGTTGCCGGTGGTCAAGATTGGCGACATCTCGAAGCTGCGCGTCGGCGAATGGGTCATGGCGATCGGCTCGCCTTTCGGTCTCGAGAACACCGTCACCGCCGGCATCGTGAGCGCGAAGCAGCGCGACACGGGCGACCTGGTGCCGCTGATCCAGACGGACGTCGCCATCAACCCGGGCAACTCGGGCGGCCCGCTCATCAACCTGCGCGGCGAGGTGGTCGGCATCAACAGCCAGATCTATTCGCGTTCCGGCGGCTACATGGGCATTTCGTTCTCGATCCCGATCGACGAAGCGATTCGCGTCAGCGACCAGTTGCGCGCCACCGGCCGCGTTTCGCGCGGTCTCATCGGCGTGACCATTGGCTCGGTTTCGAAAGACGTGGCCGAGTCCCTCGGCCTCGGCAAGGCGCGCGGCGCCGTGGTGAGCAGCGTGGTGCCGGGTTCGGCGGCCGACAAGGCCGGCGTGCGCGAAGGCGATATCGTCACCAAGTACGGAGACAAGGTCATCGAAACACCGAGCGATCTCTCGCGCTCGGTGGCCAGCACCAAGCCCGGCGTGAAGAGCACGCTGACCGTGTTCCGCAACGGCAGTTCGCGCGAGCTCTCGATCACCATTGCAGAGGGCGATCCCGAAGCCAAGCCCTCCAGCAAGCGCCAGCAGGACCGCGAGGAGCCGCAGGCCAAGCCGTCATCCGCGGCCAGCAAGTCCCTGGGCCTGGTGGTCAGCGATCTGACCGATGCCCAGAAGAAGGAACTCAAGGTGCGTGGTGTGCGCATCGACGCGTCGAGCGACGCCGCCGCGAGGGCCGGTCTGCGCGAGGGCGACGTGATTCTTTCCGTCGGCAATATCGAAGTGTCGAGCGTCAAGGAGTTCGAGTCCGCAGTGGCCAAGGCCGACAAGAACAAGCCGCTCAGCGTGCTATTCCGCCGTGGCGAGTGGGCGCAATATGCCCTGATTCGACCCGCACGCTGA
- the fabD gene encoding ACP S-malonyltransferase encodes MKSFAFVFPGQGSQAVGMLDAWGDHPAVVETLREASEALGEDIAGLIKNGPKEELALTTNTQPVMLVAGVAAWRAWLAEGGAAPSVVAGHSLGEYSALVASGVLTLAQAAPLVRFRARAMQQAVPVGVGAMAAVLGMEAAKVVAGCAEATASFGAGSAEIVEAVNFNDPMQTVIAGSKAAVDKACELLKANGAKRALLLPVSAPFHSSLMKPAAEALREKLSTITLAAPQIPVLNNIDVAVETDPARIREALVRQAAGPVRWVESVQALKLRGVAAIIECGPGKVLAGMVKRIAPELEAASVYDPVTLADTRQLLAA; translated from the coding sequence ATGAAATCCTTCGCTTTTGTCTTTCCGGGTCAGGGCTCGCAGGCAGTCGGCATGCTCGACGCCTGGGGCGATCATCCGGCTGTGGTCGAAACCCTGCGCGAGGCCTCCGAAGCGCTGGGCGAAGACATCGCCGGGCTGATCAAGAATGGCCCCAAGGAAGAACTGGCGCTCACCACCAACACGCAGCCGGTGATGCTCGTGGCTGGCGTGGCTGCCTGGCGAGCCTGGCTGGCCGAAGGCGGCGCAGCCCCTTCCGTGGTGGCCGGACATTCGCTCGGCGAGTACTCCGCGCTGGTGGCGTCTGGCGTGCTCACGCTGGCGCAAGCTGCGCCGCTGGTGCGCTTTCGTGCGCGGGCCATGCAGCAGGCCGTGCCCGTGGGAGTTGGCGCCATGGCGGCCGTTCTGGGGATGGAGGCCGCCAAGGTCGTGGCCGGCTGCGCGGAAGCCACCGCGTCTTTCGGTGCGGGCAGCGCCGAGATCGTCGAGGCGGTGAATTTCAACGACCCGATGCAAACCGTGATCGCGGGGAGCAAGGCGGCCGTCGACAAGGCGTGCGAACTGCTCAAGGCCAATGGCGCCAAGCGCGCGCTGCTGCTGCCCGTGTCGGCGCCGTTCCATTCGAGCCTGATGAAGCCCGCCGCCGAAGCGCTGCGCGAGAAGCTCAGCACCATCACGCTCGCCGCACCCCAGATTCCGGTACTCAACAATATCGATGTGGCCGTGGAGACTGATCCGGCCCGCATCCGCGAAGCCCTGGTGCGCCAGGCCGCGGGCCCGGTCCGCTGGGTCGAAAGCGTGCAGGCCTTGAAACTGCGCGGTGTAGCCGCCATCATCGAGTGCGGGCCCGGCAAGGTGCTGGCCGGCATGGTCAAGCGCATCGCCCCCGAGCTCGAAGCCGCGTCGGTGTACGACCCGGTAACGCTCGCGGACACCCGACAACTGCTCGCCGCCTGA
- the fabG gene encoding 3-oxoacyl-ACP reductase FabG gives MSIPKFEGQVALVTGATRGIGAAIALELAQRGVKVVGTGTTDDGAAKITSALSAFDGRGRALDVNDGAAVEALIDEIVKAYGAIHVLVNNAGITRDTLAMRMKDDDWDAVLDTNLKAVFGLSRAVIRPMMKQRYGRIISITSVVGASGNAGQANYAAAKAGVAGMTRALARELGSRNITVNCVAPGFIETDMTASLPEAQQQALLQQIPLGHLGKPADIAHAVAYLASPQASYVTGQELHVNGGMHM, from the coding sequence ATGAGCATTCCCAAATTCGAAGGGCAAGTTGCCCTGGTCACCGGCGCAACGCGCGGCATCGGCGCGGCAATTGCGCTCGAACTCGCGCAGCGCGGCGTCAAGGTGGTCGGCACCGGCACCACCGATGACGGCGCGGCAAAGATCACTTCGGCGCTCAGCGCCTTCGACGGCCGCGGCCGCGCACTCGACGTGAACGACGGCGCTGCCGTCGAGGCTTTGATCGATGAGATCGTCAAGGCCTACGGCGCCATCCACGTGCTGGTCAACAACGCCGGCATCACGCGGGACACGCTCGCCATGCGCATGAAGGACGACGACTGGGATGCCGTGCTCGACACCAACCTCAAGGCCGTGTTCGGCCTTTCGCGTGCCGTGATTCGCCCGATGATGAAGCAGCGCTACGGCCGCATCATCAGCATCACCAGCGTGGTGGGTGCCTCCGGCAATGCCGGCCAAGCCAACTATGCGGCCGCCAAGGCCGGTGTCGCGGGCATGACCCGCGCGCTGGCCCGCGAACTCGGCAGCCGCAACATCACAGTCAACTGCGTCGCGCCGGGCTTCATCGAGACCGACATGACGGCCAGCCTGCCCGAGGCGCAGCAACAGGCGCTGCTGCAGCAGATTCCGCTGGGCCACCTGGGCAAGCCGGCCGACATCGCGCATGCTGTAGCCTATCTGGCCTCGCCCCAAGCTTCCTATGTGACGGGGCAGGAGCTGCACGTCAACGGCGGCATGCACATGTAA
- the acpP gene encoding acyl carrier protein — MSDIEARVKKIIAEQLGVEESQVTNEKAFVADLGADSLDTVELVMALEDEFGIEIPDEDAEKITTVQNAVDYATKNQKA; from the coding sequence ATGAGCGATATCGAAGCACGTGTCAAGAAAATCATCGCCGAGCAACTCGGCGTGGAAGAGTCCCAAGTAACGAACGAAAAGGCCTTCGTGGCCGACCTCGGCGCGGACTCGCTCGACACGGTCGAACTGGTGATGGCACTCGAAGACGAATTCGGCATCGAAATTCCGGATGAAGACGCCGAGAAGATCACCACGGTGCAAAACGCCGTCGACTACGCCACCAAGAATCAAAAGGCCTGA
- a CDS encoding MucB/RseB C-terminal domain-containing protein, with product MTVQMPISARAFALVFAAFCLAQIATAQTRSGPSNAKGAASAQAGDAPPAMGVVEWLQRMHTGARQRNYVGTFVVSAAGGDLSSARIWHVRDGDLQIERIEALSGPPRSTFRRNHHVMTFLPEAKVVKVEKRENLDLFPNLPDKPDSSIGDFYDVRAIGKDRVAGFDADVVQLVPHDVLRFGYRIWSERRSGLVIKLQTVDGESRVVEQSAFSELQLDAPVKAQALAQMMTNTGGYRIEKLELERTSAQDEGWVLKTPVAGFKPRSFYRRPAGGDDKTAQDRTVQWTFSDGLASVSLFIERYDEKRAPRDGVLTIGATNAIRRRLPEPASDWWLTAVGEVPQQTLNAFAQSLARTR from the coding sequence ATGACCGTTCAGATGCCGATCTCCGCACGCGCGTTCGCGCTGGTGTTTGCAGCTTTTTGTCTTGCGCAGATCGCCACCGCCCAGACCCGTTCGGGTCCGTCGAATGCCAAGGGCGCGGCCTCGGCGCAAGCCGGCGACGCGCCCCCGGCCATGGGTGTCGTCGAGTGGCTGCAGCGCATGCACACGGGAGCGCGGCAGCGCAATTACGTCGGCACGTTCGTGGTTTCGGCGGCGGGCGGCGATCTGTCGAGCGCACGCATCTGGCATGTACGCGACGGCGATCTGCAGATCGAGCGCATCGAGGCCCTGTCGGGACCGCCGCGCTCGACATTCCGGCGCAACCACCACGTGATGACCTTCCTGCCCGAGGCCAAGGTCGTGAAGGTCGAGAAGCGCGAGAACCTCGACCTTTTTCCCAATCTGCCCGACAAGCCCGATTCGTCGATCGGCGATTTCTACGACGTTCGGGCCATCGGCAAAGACCGCGTGGCGGGTTTCGACGCCGACGTGGTGCAGCTGGTGCCGCACGACGTGTTGCGCTTCGGCTATCGCATCTGGAGCGAGCGCCGTTCCGGCCTCGTCATCAAGCTGCAGACCGTGGACGGTGAATCCCGCGTGGTGGAGCAGTCGGCGTTTTCCGAATTGCAGCTCGATGCACCGGTCAAGGCGCAGGCTCTGGCGCAGATGATGACCAACACCGGCGGCTACCGTATCGAAAAGCTGGAGCTCGAGCGCACCAGTGCGCAGGACGAAGGCTGGGTTCTCAAGACCCCCGTGGCCGGCTTCAAGCCGCGCAGCTTCTATCGCCGCCCGGCCGGCGGCGACGACAAGACTGCGCAGGACCGCACCGTTCAGTGGACCTTCTCCGATGGCCTTGCCTCGGTGTCGCTCTTCATCGAGCGCTACGATGAGAAACGCGCGCCGCGGGATGGCGTGCTGACCATCGGGGCCACCAACGCCATTCGCCGGCGATTGCCCGAGCCGGCGAGCGACTGGTGGCTCACTGCCGTGGGCGAGGTGCCGCAGCAGACGCTCAATGCATTCGCTCAAAGCCTCGCACGCACACGTTGA
- the fabF gene encoding beta-ketoacyl-ACP synthase II, with protein sequence MTKRRVVVTGLGCIAPVGNTATESWANLLAGKSGIANITAFDASAFACKFAGEVKGFDITQYISEKEARHMDRFIHLGLAAAMQAVQDSGLPTGEALSYEKAVRIGCNIGSGIGGLPMIEETHGEYANRGPRRISPFFVPASIINMISGHVSIKYGFKGPNIAVVTACTTGLHAIGTSARMIEYGDADVMIAGGAESTISPLGIGGFTAPRALSTRNDDPATASRPWDKDRDGFVLGEGSGVLVLEEYEHAKARGAKIYAEVAGFGLTGDAYHMTAPDVDGPRRSMAMALANAGVNADEVQYLNAHGTSTQIGDLNETNAVKLAFGDHAKKLVVNSTKSMTGHLLGGAGGIESVFTVLALHHQKSPPTINIFNQDPECDLDYCANAARDLKIDVAVKNNFGFGGTNGTLVFKRA encoded by the coding sequence ATGACCAAACGCCGCGTCGTCGTGACCGGACTCGGTTGCATCGCTCCTGTCGGAAACACCGCAACCGAATCCTGGGCCAACCTGCTGGCCGGGAAGTCGGGTATTGCGAACATCACCGCGTTCGATGCAAGCGCCTTCGCCTGCAAGTTCGCCGGTGAGGTCAAGGGTTTCGACATCACCCAATACATCTCGGAGAAGGAAGCGCGTCACATGGACCGCTTCATTCATCTGGGGCTTGCCGCTGCCATGCAGGCTGTGCAGGACAGCGGACTGCCGACCGGCGAAGCGCTGTCCTATGAAAAAGCCGTGCGTATCGGCTGCAACATCGGCTCCGGCATCGGCGGTCTGCCGATGATCGAAGAAACGCACGGCGAATACGCGAACCGCGGCCCGCGCCGCATTTCGCCGTTCTTCGTGCCGGCGTCCATCATCAACATGATCTCGGGCCACGTGTCGATCAAGTACGGCTTCAAGGGCCCGAACATCGCCGTCGTGACCGCCTGCACCACCGGCCTGCATGCCATCGGCACCTCGGCACGCATGATCGAGTACGGCGATGCCGACGTGATGATCGCGGGCGGTGCCGAGTCGACCATTTCCCCGCTGGGCATCGGCGGCTTCACCGCGCCGCGCGCGCTCAGTACGCGCAACGACGATCCCGCGACGGCCTCGCGCCCGTGGGACAAGGACCGCGACGGCTTCGTGCTGGGCGAGGGCTCCGGCGTGCTGGTGCTCGAAGAGTACGAGCATGCCAAGGCGCGCGGCGCCAAGATCTACGCGGAAGTGGCGGGCTTCGGCCTGACGGGCGACGCGTACCACATGACCGCGCCCGACGTCGACGGTCCCCGCCGCTCGATGGCCATGGCGCTGGCCAACGCGGGCGTCAATGCCGACGAAGTGCAGTACCTGAATGCGCACGGCACCTCGACGCAGATCGGCGACCTCAACGAAACCAACGCGGTCAAGCTCGCCTTCGGCGATCACGCGAAGAAGCTGGTCGTGAACTCGACCAAGTCGATGACCGGCCACTTGCTGGGTGGCGCGGGGGGCATCGAGTCGGTGTTCACGGTGCTTGCACTGCATCACCAGAAGAGCCCGCCGACCATCAACATCTTCAACCAGGATCCGGAGTGCGACCTCGACTACTGCGCCAATGCGGCGCGCGATCTCAAGATCGACGTCGCGGTCAAGAACAACTTCGGCTTCGGCGGCACCAACGGCACGCTGGTGTTCAAGCGCGCTTGA
- a CDS encoding sigma-E factor negative regulatory protein encodes MNQTITVREQVSALADGHLQGEDFARAIDAVCAEDDARGAWRSYHLVGDILRSGAHAPCSDTDAFLTRFQQRLAAEPVVATPVLAPVTATKVITVRRRADAANEPVFRWKLVAGAASLVAVAAISWTLVGNGAGFPSSGAQIAAQQQPAANSVLAAAAANNHSPAATTLTPTRVMVGNGSPQVMLRDPRLDQLLEAHQQAGGASQMPSGFLRNATFEGPTR; translated from the coding sequence ATGAATCAGACGATCACGGTTCGTGAACAGGTGTCCGCATTGGCGGACGGTCATTTGCAGGGCGAGGACTTCGCCCGGGCCATCGACGCCGTCTGCGCCGAAGACGACGCGCGCGGTGCCTGGCGTTCCTATCACCTGGTGGGCGACATCCTGCGCTCGGGCGCCCATGCGCCTTGCAGCGATACCGATGCGTTCCTGACCCGGTTCCAGCAGCGCCTTGCGGCCGAGCCTGTGGTCGCGACTCCGGTCCTGGCACCGGTGACGGCAACCAAGGTGATCACGGTGCGGCGCAGGGCCGATGCGGCCAACGAACCGGTATTCCGCTGGAAGCTGGTGGCTGGCGCGGCATCGCTGGTGGCCGTGGCCGCCATCAGCTGGACCTTGGTCGGCAACGGAGCTGGCTTTCCCTCGTCGGGTGCCCAGATCGCGGCCCAGCAACAGCCGGCCGCCAATTCGGTGCTGGCCGCCGCTGCCGCCAACAACCACTCGCCCGCCGCCACCACGCTCACGCCAACCCGCGTGATGGTCGGCAACGGCAGCCCGCAAGTCATGTTGCGCGACCCGCGGCTCGACCAGTTGCTCGAGGCGCACCAGCAAGCCGGCGGCGCTTCGCAAATGCCTTCGGGCTTTCTGCGCAACGCGACCTTCGAGGGGCCGACGCGCTGA
- the rpoE gene encoding RNA polymerase sigma factor RpoE: MTTSPPPVPPDSGLTEVSAEAPRPGEVDLQLVQRTVAGDQKAFELLVIKYQRRIERLIGRMVRDVDLVEDIAQETFIRAYRALHQFRGDAQFYTWLYRIAVNTAKKALVDMKRDPTISESALRPSSEEDDETYRPGNEPISDETPESILAANEIARVVEAAMEALPAELRQAVTLREIEGMSYEEIAEVMDCPIGTVRSRIFRAREAISARVKPLLDNQSGKRW; encoded by the coding sequence ATGACAACTTCTCCGCCGCCAGTGCCACCGGACTCCGGCTTGACCGAGGTGTCCGCCGAGGCGCCGCGCCCGGGCGAGGTCGACCTTCAGCTGGTTCAGCGCACGGTCGCGGGTGACCAGAAGGCCTTCGAGCTGCTGGTCATCAAATACCAGCGCCGGATCGAGCGCCTGATCGGGCGCATGGTGCGCGATGTCGACCTGGTCGAAGACATCGCGCAGGAAACCTTCATCCGGGCCTATCGGGCGCTCCACCAGTTCCGTGGCGACGCCCAGTTCTACACCTGGCTTTACCGGATCGCGGTCAATACCGCCAAGAAGGCGCTGGTCGACATGAAGCGCGACCCGACCATCTCCGAAAGCGCCTTGCGGCCGTCTTCTGAAGAAGACGATGAAACTTACCGCCCTGGAAACGAACCAATCAGCGACGAAACCCCCGAATCGATCTTGGCGGCGAACGAAATCGCCCGCGTTGTCGAGGCGGCCATGGAAGCGCTGCCTGCCGAGTTGCGCCAGGCTGTCACCCTGCGCGAGATCGAGGGCATGAGTTACGAAGAGATTGCCGAGGTCATGGATTGCCCTATCGGCACGGTGCGTTCGCGTATTTTCCGGGCGCGCGAGGCCATTTCGGCCAGGGTCAAACCGCTGCTGGACAACCAGTCCGGCAAGCGTTGGTAG